Genomic DNA from Lactuca sativa cultivar Salinas chromosome 8, Lsat_Salinas_v11, whole genome shotgun sequence:
GGAGTTTCATTTACTTGAAAATTTTGTATTATTGGTCCGATTCTAGTTCTAATCCATGATAGAATAAGAACATCAAAAAGTATAATCTGTAACTGTGCTGTAAATATTTGTTTGTTGATTAGGGATCGTTGGAGGAGGAATTGGAGCAGTATCAAAACATCGAAAGGTTCACGGCCTTGCAAACATGTCTGCAACATATGCGACTAATCTTGCCATAGTCACCGGTTGCTATTGTGGTAAACCATCACTATTCACTCCTCCTTTTTGCTATTTTATTCCTATATCAACACCTCAAACCACTTCAATGATCAACTATTGAGTAAACTACTAAACTGTATACATCATAATCATAGCTTATAGACACTCGTCTTACAGTATGATCTTGAATGATGACAGGTGCTCGGGAGATTGTAAAAGCTAGCCGACATTCAGGGCCTGATGATCTTCTTGACTCAGCCATTGCTGGATTTGGTACTGGTGCTATTCTAGGGAGATTGCAAGGTTAGtaaaagacgtgaatgcccttCTCATTCTCATAATTGAAAATAGCAAAACTAACAGAAGATCTTGTGAAATCATTGATGGCAGGTGGGGTTGGTGGTGCGATTCGTTACTCGATTGGGATTGCGATAGTTGGAACTGGGGTTGATTATGCAGGTATCAAGTTCAGGCCTGTTTTGAAGGAGATGTATGAATCAGTAGTAGGTGGTGAGAAGAAAGACAGCTGGTTGAGATGGCCGGAATGGCTGCCAATCCAAGTTCTTGATGAGGAAGCTATTGCTGCAAAGCAGGCTCGAGAGGAGCAGTTGCGGGCCCGCATCCGAGATCTCACAAAAGAAGAGTCGGAAACTTAACTGGGTTTTTGGTGGTTATACCCTTTAGATAATACTTGTGTACTCTCGGTTAAGTTTTTGTTGGAGGTTTACAGAATTTTCAGTGGTATGTTGTTATTAATTTCAAAATACTGGAAGGGCTCAGCTCATATTCAGGCAAGCTACTTCAATGGTTGTGGTTTTATGTATTTTTAGCCTTATGGGTGTTTTTTTGATTGTTTGATCACTACAAAAATAGTTAAGTAGCTAAATCAATAAAATATTCAAGGtatgaattgtttttttttttttttcacttgtcAATATCATAggattttattttttcaattgcatgtgattcatgaagtaaacaatgttttaacatCATCAATACTATAAGAATAAGGGTGAGGTGGGATGGTAGACTTAAAAcagaataaaaaaatttaaatttcttgTTGAAAAACTTAAATAATTCAACTTTAATATCTCATCTTTGAAGcattgtaactcattgaatataacaccaaaaaaaaaaaatatagtcgaaaatcatctacaaactctaaattacacgtTTGAAAAAACCGCATGTTAATCCGAATTAAAACAAATGAGATATGCTTGTTTAAAGAATTTTAcagaatacaaaagtttaaatttcttgctgaaaaactgaaatatttcaacattgaTATCTCATTTTTAAAGGATTGTAACTCATCAAATATAATACCAAAAACAACAAGATTATAGTTTAAAATCATCTATAAACTCTACATTATTcattggaaaaaaccacatgttaaTCCGACTTAAAACAAATATGATAtgcttgtttaattttttttttcaaaatacaaatttaaaaaaaaaaaaaaaaaaaaaagtcattccAATACCGGTTTTTACCCGGAACCGGACGGACCAGACCGGTTTTGTTGAAATCCTAAAACCGAGAACTGGCCCAGTGGTCTTAAAAAATGGTCCTGTCTGATGCACATGTCCAAATGATCACCCCTAGTTCCACTTATATTAATTATATGGGAAAATGACATATATGTCCTACGAACTTTCTAGGGTTGGTTCATTTAGTCCCTAAACTATTTTAATGGTTTTATGAGGGAACAAAGTAATTTTTTTCGGCTCGATTATGTCCTTTTGGCCAAAGTGAAGGGGTCACCCGGTTACATTGACATTTGTTGACAATTTTCCCACATTGACTTTGAATTTCGCTTATGTGTCAATATTTTTGTTGTCCATGTACGACCTCTTAAAGCAT
This window encodes:
- the LOC111907647 gene encoding uncharacterized protein LOC111907647, translated to MESADEIKTLEEDGINWRSRILYPTLIGGIVGGGIGAVSKHRKVHGLANMSATYATNLAIVTGCYCGAREIVKASRHSGPDDLLDSAIAGFGTGAILGRLQGGVGGAIRYSIGIAIVGTGVDYAGIKFRPVLKEMYESVVGGEKKDSWLRWPEWLPIQVLDEEAIAAKQAREEQLRARIRDLTKEESET